Below is a genomic region from Malassezia restricta chromosome VIII, complete sequence.
TTCAGTCGGCAACGGCGCTCACAGCCAAGGCCGACGCGGCATCTGACCAAAAGGAAAAGGACTGGGCCACAGACAAGGCTGCTGCGCCCATCAAGAACGATGGCGATAATGTCGTGCGCATGAAGGAAGTGCCCAAGCCCGATGTCGAGCTGACCACGggcgaagaagaggaagagacAGTGGCTTCGGCGCGAGCCAAGCTGTACTCGCTCGCAGAAAACCAGGTGTGGAAGGAGCGTGGCACGGGCGCCATCAAGATCAACGTACACAGGCCTAGCGCCTCGGCCCGGCTGGTGATGCGTCTCGATGCTGTGCTCAAGCTCATTCTGAACGTCAAGCTGTTCCCCGGCATGCAATGCCACCTCGATCAGGAGCGGTTCCTTCGTgtcgtggccatggagTCGGACGGCCTCACGCACTTCCTGCTCAAGTTCGGCAATGCGGCCGATGCACACGCCTTCCTTACGCATCTCCAGGAACACATACCCGCAAGCTCATAGTCCGTATTCCAGGGTATCTATCTGCTGCTACTCAGACAAcgtcgagcggcgtgccagaCTCTCGCGGTTCAAACGTTCCATGCGCTCCGagtcgcgctgctcacgctgcTCGCGATCGGCCTGGACATGTTCGccctcctcttcttcgtcctgTGGCTCCGGGCGGCTGCTCAGCTTTTCCACGGCCGCCTGGTCGAgacgcatgtgccgcttgCGCACATTGTTGACCACATCTGCCTTGCCTCGaggcaggcgcggcagTTGCAGCTTGTTATGACACACCATGACAGGTACCGAGCACTTTTGCACGAGGTAATGGCTCatgctgccgagcatgccgcgtATGCCATCCACGCCGCGACTCCCGACGATCACCATCGTCGGCGAATAAAAGTCGGCAATGTCAAGCAGCATGTGGCGCGCATTCGTCGAGTGCACAGCCTGGCAGGCAatgcgcacgccgagctgcgtgcgctgcagaAGCACAAACACCTGGTGACACAAAAAGATGGCCATGTCCTGCAAGGCCCGGCTCGGAGGCGCAAGGTTCGGCGGAGCCGTGTCTTCCGTGTACTGCTCGCCCTTCGCGTCCGCGTCCATCACCGACACGACCAGCATCTCGTCGCCATCACGCAGGACGGTGCCGGTGGCCCAGTTGATCGCATATTGTGATCCCTCGCTGCTGTCACTCGCGACAATGTACCGCTTAGGCCGCTTGGACTGCCGCGCACATCCCTCATAGTCGCCATACGTCATACGCACCGTGCACTGATGCGGCTCGAGCACCGGGCCATGGGTCACGAGCGGAGGGCGCccaggctgcgtcgccgGCAGACCGTTTTTGATCAGTagcgtgcgctgctccATCAGCTCCTTTTCGCTGCGTGCATACACAATGTTGGGCGCTGTCTGGAACTCGTCCGCCGCAGGGTCGAGCAAGTCCTCGTCTTCATAGTTCGTGATGTGGGACTGGCTCGGTGCGCCATACAACATTTGGGCGTTGGCCCTCGTATTTTGAATCGTCGAGTCGTCGAACAGAATCTCATCCTCCTCCGCATCCTCTGGCTCGTTGCTAAACATGACCGATTCGTCGTCTGACGAAAGCACActctcgtcgtcgtccgcgtTCACAACGACGTGCACGCTATTGTCGTCGTCCGCATTGGGATCGACAGACGACCGACGGCTCACCGAGTGACGACCACCCAGGCCCAGTCTACTGAAAGAGCCAACGCGGAGATGATGAccgcggcggccatggaTGCTGGTATCGTCGGCATCCGAGGCATAGAACGACATGGCCCCCAGC
It encodes:
- a CDS encoding universal stress protein, translating into MSFYASDADDTSIHGRRGHHLRVGSFSRLGLGGRHSVSRRSSVDPNADDDNSVHVVVNADDDESVLSSDDESVMFSNEPEDAEEDEILFDDSTIQNTRANAQMLYGAPSQSHITNYEDEDLLDPAADEFQTAPNIVYARSEKELMEQRTLLIKNGLPATQPGRPPLVTHGPVLEPHQCTVRMTYGDYEGCARQSKRPKRYIVASDSSEGSQYAINWATGTVLRDGDEMLVVSVMDADAKGEQYTEDTAPPNLAPPSRALQDMAIFLCHQVFVLLQRTQLGVRIACQAVHSTNARHMLLDIADFYSPTMVIVGSRGVDGIRGMLGSMSHYLVQKCSVPVMVCHNKLQLPRLPRGKADVVNNVRKRHMRLDQAAVEKLSSRPEPQDEEEEGEHVQADREQREQRDSERMERLNRESLARRSTLSE
- a CDS encoding Ran-binding protein 3, which encodes MAAEHESPAVAPRASKRGLDDAAPVQDDAAKRQRGAAGASEASPKDQASGDASAKEAPHNQASADASANESPHNQTSTDASAQESPHNQASTKTSEAPKDQSSRETCATSHASPPAVAPKEKGDDKSSATEHTAPSEGTKSKGPALGFGAFASRSAPFQSATALTAKADAASDQKEKDWATDKAAAPIKNDGDNVVRMKEVPKPDVELTTGEEEEETVASARAKLYSLAENQVWKERGTGAIKINVHRPSASARLVMRLDAVLKLILNVKLFPGMQCHLDQERFLRVVAMESDGLTHFLLKFGNAADAHAFLTHLQEHIPASS